The Gadus chalcogrammus isolate NIFS_2021 chromosome 10, NIFS_Gcha_1.0, whole genome shotgun sequence genome contains a region encoding:
- the mtmr7a gene encoding myotubularin-related protein 7a, whose translation MEHIRLPKAENVRLLNRLSPRRSCVGTLYLTATHSIYVESETQVRSETWVLHSLICRLEKQVNTSTGSPLLIHCKNFQVLHFVFPQEQDCVHIQASLQRLSQPEQYEELYCFSYKPNVDEADRKEEWSFLNLKAEYRRLGIPNSLWKSSPVNQSYKVSDTYPAELYVPESATQQVIVGSSKFRSRGRFPTLSYYCKDNQAAICRSSQPLSGFSARCLEDEQLLEAIRRSNPRSDFMYVVDTRPKLNAIANRAAGKGYENEDHYSNIKFQFISIENIHVMRSSQQKMLDVCELRTPSMANFLEGLEGSGWLKHIKAVLDAGVFVAKAISEEGASVLVHCSDGWDRTAQVCSVACVLLEPYYRSLKGLMVLIEREWVSFGHKFSHRCNHLDGDSKEVSPVMDQFLECVWQLTEQFPCAFEFNERFLIAVHHHMYACQYGNFVGNNQRERQQLGLRDKTHSLWKHLWDTKGDYINPLYRTDNCQSQGVLRPSTAPYCFKFWSGLYNRFDRGMHPRQSVEDYLMAVREETVQLEEQLASHKEQIEKLENKPEWTGEAEEGPPLSWGLAPGGFVPQAGTPQDYSGGFIASSPCQQRSPVDGLAFTPPQNQTSEADLSVGSEQESGIADVSFNSQLSEEGPGEPDPDDAAYSAA comes from the exons ATGGAGCACATCCGACTACCAAAG GCGGAGAACGTGAGACTTTTGAACAGGTTGAGTCCCAGAAGGTCCTGTGTGGGCACGCTCTACCTGACCGCCACACATTCTATATATGTGGAGAGCGAGACTCAAGTGCGCTCTGAAACATGG GTGCTTCACAGTTTAATCTGCCGGCTGGAAAAACAAGTCAACACATCCACGGGGTCCCCACTACTCATTCACTGCAAGAACTTCCAGGTTCTTCATTTTGTCTTCCCTCAAGAGCAGGACTGTGTTCATATCCAAGCATCTTTACAGCGCCTGTCCCAGCCAG AACAATATGAGGAACTATACTGCTTCTCCTACAAGCCCAACGTGGATGAGGCGGACAGGAAAGAGGAGTGGAGCTTTCTGAACCTCAAGGCTGAGTACCGCAGACTGGGAATACCCAACTCCCTCTGGAAGTCCTCCCCTGTCAACCAGAGCTACAAG GTGAGTGACACGTACCCGGCGGAGCTCTACGTACCTGAGTCAGCAACGCAGCAAGTCATCGTGGGCAGCTCCAAAttcaggagcagggggaggtTCCCCACGCTGTCCTACTACTGCAAAGACAACCAG GCGGCCATCTGCAGAAGCAGCCAGCCGCTGTCGGGCTTCAGCGCACGCTGCCTGGAGGATGAGCAGCTGCTGGAGGCCATCCGGAGGTCGAACCCCCGCAGTGACTTCATGTATGTGGTGGACACCCGGCCCAAG TTAAATGCGATTGCAAATCGCGCAGCGGGAAAAGGCTATGAAAATGAAGACCACTACTCCAACATAAAGTTCCAGTTCATCAGCATTGAGAACATCCACGTCATGAGAAGCAGTCAACAGAAGATGCTGGACG TGTGTGAGCTGCGGACCCCCTCCATGGCAAactttctggagggactggagGGCTCAGGCTGGCTGAAGCACATCAAAGCCGTACTGGATGCCGGTGTCTTTGTTGCAAAG GCTATCTCTGAGGAGGGCGCCAGTGTGCTGGTCCACTGCTCGGACGGCTGGGACCGCACGGCCCAGGTGTGCTCTGTGGCCTGCGTCCTGCTGGAGCCCTACTACCGCAGCCTCAAGGGCCTCATG GTTCTCATCGAGAGGGAATGGGTCTCATTCGGACACAAGTTCTCACACAG gtgtaACCACCTGGACGGGGACTCCAAGGAGGTGTCCCCGGTCATGGACCAGttcctggagtgtgtgtggcagcTGACGGAGCAGTTCCCCTGCGCCTTCGAGTTCAACGAGCGGTTCCTCATCGCCGTCCACCACCACATGTACGCCTGCCAGTATGGCAACTTCGTCGGGAACAACCAGCGAGAGAGGCAACAGCTGGG ACTACGAGATAAAACCCACTCCCTCTGGAAGCACCTGTGGGACACTAAGGGTGACTACATCAACCCACTGTACAGAACCGACAACTGCCAGAGCCAAGGAGTTCTCCGTCCCTCTACCGCCCCCTACTGTTTCAA GTTCTGGAGCGGTTTGTATAACCGCTTCGACCGAGGGATGCACCCACGCCAGTCGGTGGAGGACTACCTGATGGCTGTCCGAGAGGAGACCGTGCAGCTGGAGGAACAGCTGGCATCACACAAAGAG CAAATTGAAAAGCTGGAAAACAAACCGGAATGGACCGGTGAGGCAGAGGAGGGGCCCCCCTTGTCGTGGGGCCTGGCCCCCGGGGGCTTCGTGCCCCAGGCCGGGACGCCTCAGGACTACAGCGGGGGCTTCATCGCCAGCAGCCCCTGTCAGCAGAGGTCCCCGGTGGACGGCCTGGCCTTCACGCCTCCCCAGAACCAGACCTCTGAGGCGGACCTCTCCGTCGGCAGCGAGCAGGAGTCTGGCATCGCCGACGTAAGCTTTAACTCTCAGCTCAGCGAGGAAGGCCCCGGAGAGCCCGACCCGGACGATGCTGCATACTCTGCTGCCTGA
- the cnot7 gene encoding CCR4-NOT transcription complex subunit 7 isoform X2, which translates to MPAATVDHSQRICEVWANNLDEELKRIRHVIRKYNYIAMDTEFPGVVARPIGEFRSNADYQYQLLRCNVDLLKIIQLGLTFMNEEGEYPPGTSTWQFNFRFNLTEDMYAQDSIELLTTSGIQFKKHEDEGIDTLYFAELLMTSGVVLCEGVKWLSFHSGYDFGYLIKLLSNAKLPEEEVDFFEILRLYFPVIYDVKYLMKSCKNLKGGLQEVAEQLELERIGPQHQAGSDSLLTGMAFFKMREMFFEDHIDDAKYCGHLYGLGTGSAYVQNGTGNAYEEEANKQQS; encoded by the exons ATGCCCGCTGCTACTGTGGATCACAGCCAAAGAATATGTGAGGTTTGGGCCAACAACCTGGATGAGGAGCTGAAGAGGATCCGACATGTTATTCGAAAGTACAACTACATTGCAATG GACACAGAGTTCCCGGGTGTAGTTGCCAGGCCGATCGGGGAGTTCCGCAGCAACGCTGACTACCAATACCAGTTGCTGCGCTGCAACGTTGACCTTCTAAAGATCATCCAGCTGGGTCTCACCTTTATGAATGAGGAAGGGGAATATCCACCTGGAACGTCCACGTGGCAGTTCAACTTTAGGTTCAACCTTAC AGAGGACATGTATGCCCAGGACTCCATCGAGCTCCTGACCACGTCGGGCATTCAGTTCAAGAAGCACGAGGACGAGGGCATCGACACGCTTTACTTCGCCGAGTTGCTGATGACCTCGGGGGTGGTGCTCTGTGAGGGGGTCAAATGGCTGTCCTTCCACAG tggcTATGACTTTGGATACCTGATCAAGTTGCTCTCTAATGCTAAACTGCCTGAAGAGGAGGTGGATTTCTTTGAGATCCTTCGCTTATACTTCCCTGTCATTTACGACGTGAAGTACCTCATGAAGAGTTGCAAAAACCTTAAG GGAGGCCTGCAGGAGGTGGCGGagcagctggagctggagcGGATCGGCCCCCAGCACCAGGCGGGCTCCGACTCCCTGCTCACGGGCATGGCCTTCTTCAAGATGAGAGAG ATGTTCTTTGAGGATCATATCGACGACGCTAAATACTGTGGTCACCTGTACGGCCTGGGCACTGGCTCTGCTTACGTTCAGAACGGAACAGGCAATGCTTACGAAGAAGAGGCCAACAAACAGCAGTCATGA
- the cnot7 gene encoding CCR4-NOT transcription complex subunit 7 isoform X1 has product MVVGYRLPHWKEDVLKSGTMPAATVDHSQRICEVWANNLDEELKRIRHVIRKYNYIAMDTEFPGVVARPIGEFRSNADYQYQLLRCNVDLLKIIQLGLTFMNEEGEYPPGTSTWQFNFRFNLTEDMYAQDSIELLTTSGIQFKKHEDEGIDTLYFAELLMTSGVVLCEGVKWLSFHSGYDFGYLIKLLSNAKLPEEEVDFFEILRLYFPVIYDVKYLMKSCKNLKGGLQEVAEQLELERIGPQHQAGSDSLLTGMAFFKMREMFFEDHIDDAKYCGHLYGLGTGSAYVQNGTGNAYEEEANKQQS; this is encoded by the exons ATGGTCGTCGGATACAGGTTGCCCCACTGGAAGGAAGACGTTTTAAA AAGCGGCACTATGCCCGCTGCTACTGTGGATCACAGCCAAAGAATATGTGAGGTTTGGGCCAACAACCTGGATGAGGAGCTGAAGAGGATCCGACATGTTATTCGAAAGTACAACTACATTGCAATG GACACAGAGTTCCCGGGTGTAGTTGCCAGGCCGATCGGGGAGTTCCGCAGCAACGCTGACTACCAATACCAGTTGCTGCGCTGCAACGTTGACCTTCTAAAGATCATCCAGCTGGGTCTCACCTTTATGAATGAGGAAGGGGAATATCCACCTGGAACGTCCACGTGGCAGTTCAACTTTAGGTTCAACCTTAC AGAGGACATGTATGCCCAGGACTCCATCGAGCTCCTGACCACGTCGGGCATTCAGTTCAAGAAGCACGAGGACGAGGGCATCGACACGCTTTACTTCGCCGAGTTGCTGATGACCTCGGGGGTGGTGCTCTGTGAGGGGGTCAAATGGCTGTCCTTCCACAG tggcTATGACTTTGGATACCTGATCAAGTTGCTCTCTAATGCTAAACTGCCTGAAGAGGAGGTGGATTTCTTTGAGATCCTTCGCTTATACTTCCCTGTCATTTACGACGTGAAGTACCTCATGAAGAGTTGCAAAAACCTTAAG GGAGGCCTGCAGGAGGTGGCGGagcagctggagctggagcGGATCGGCCCCCAGCACCAGGCGGGCTCCGACTCCCTGCTCACGGGCATGGCCTTCTTCAAGATGAGAGAG ATGTTCTTTGAGGATCATATCGACGACGCTAAATACTGTGGTCACCTGTACGGCCTGGGCACTGGCTCTGCTTACGTTCAGAACGGAACAGGCAATGCTTACGAAGAAGAGGCCAACAAACAGCAGTCATGA